CTCGATGAGGCATGAGCATTTGGAGTGCGTCGTTTCTTGAGTCGTTTCTGTCTGGAGAGAGGCTTCTTTGCGCCACCTTCTaagccgccgccttcgcgtGCCTTGTTCTGCTCTTTGGCCGTTTTTCcatctccttcctcgccaggtctctctttccttttcttcgtggGAGATTCGTCAccctcgtctgccttcttgtccccgcgcttcttcttggGGCGCAGCAACGCGCCTTCGTCGGAgtgttccttcttcgttttctcgcgtctgcgaTAGCTTTCATCTGTCTCGGCAGCATGTTGCCCGCTTTGGCTAGCACCCCCAGAAGCATCTCCCGCGGGTCTGTTGTCGGCGTCTGCCTTTGCCTCGCCCGACTTCTGGTCTACCTCGTGCTTGCATGGAGCACGTGGCTTTTTGGCGTCTGCATGCTGCCAAGGCACGGCTCCTGGTGCGTCTGTGCCGGCTTTTACGGGAAGAGTGTGCGCGCCCGACACATCGGTTCGTTCCACATTCGGATTCCGAACGTATGAGGCCTCGGCTTCCCAGTTGAAATTGGCGCGCTTGGAGTCTGCCGCTGActctgcgtctttttcgACATCTACGTGGCTCCTGAATTCCCCCCTGCTGTCGCTATCTAGTCCGTCGCGGTCTAACTCCGAGGGCTGTCCTAGCGTCTCTACCACGGAGGAAGACACGGAATCGGACCTGCCCGGCACAGTTggtgagaggggagaagaaacagcaggGACAGAGAGCTGGGAAGCTTCGCGGTCGCGTCTCACCGCAGACGCAACATTGCTGGAGTCGCAAGCAGTTCGACACCCACGGTCAGAGACAGTCGACGATGCAACAGGAAGCGAGGACTGCTCGTCTTCGAGCCTGGATACTGAAGGAGTCAACACGCGAGCCGCCGGGACAACCCCGGAGAAAGCGGTGTCAGTGACTTGCACTGCAACCCGAGAGGTCGGATCCGCTAGGACTGGAGTGGAAACATTTGTCGCTGCTCGGTcgagcagcagcgacgaagaaccGGTGTCTGCCACGCTGTCGTGGATGTATGTACACTGTGTTGCCGCTGCTCCCGGCGAAGCTACCATAGTTTGAGGGTGGGTCGTGTTCGCCGCTagcggagaaacggaggatGCACGTTCATTTCCCCCATCACCGTCACGAGGCGATGAGGTGTCAGCAACGAAGTTCGTCATGCTCGCaaaaaaagtggaagcaCCACGCGGTGGGAAAAGCTCAAATGTGGACAGAGTAGAAGGGGGCTGTTCGCGAACTGGTACAACACACGGCATGCGTGTATACGCAAGCTCTGACAGCAGCGGCAAAACGAGGTGACGAGGAAAGTTCACGCTGAGATCTACCCCACCAATCCAAATGGAGGAGAGTACAAGAGGGGAAATGAAAAGCCAAGGTGCGGCACTCACCGACCAGTTACCTGCTCCGCCTCACGAAACGCGAGTTTGCGGTTCGGTCAAGACGACGGCGCAGGCGCGGAGAGGCCACGTCTGCTCAACGGTGGAAGCCTGGTTTCTCTACAGAATCAAGGACGCATCCAGTTCCTGTGAATGTACGGAGCTACCGTATCAAGGAATAGGAAAAGAAACATTGGGAACAAGAACCGAGAAATGCTGCCGGCAGTGTCACCGGAATCAACCCACGGGTGTCAAGTGGCTGCTCTGCCCAACCCCTCTCCTTAATGCGGTTCTTTTGTATTCGTTGGACAACTTTATTGCTGGTGTATGTTTCGCCGTGATGCACGCCATCACACATCCCTCCGGTGCGGTTCGTTCGGCTGTCTTGAGCGTGAGAGTGGAGGGAACTCGCCGTGGAAATCCCCAAATACCGCATTGCCAGTGTACCAGCTAGTCTACTGGAGATATCAAGCCTGAATGCCTGTTGTTCAGCCACAAAAGACAGCGTCCGAGGAGAAGTAcgcgaaacgagaagaaaacggcaaATGCTGCCCCCCTCTCGCAGACCTAGACATCGTCCAACAGCAGGGACAGCCCTCCCTGGAGGGTGTGTTTGCGTACGcgcgaacagaaaaaaacctCTGTTCCATCTTCCGTTTCCACAGAAACGCTAC
This Toxoplasma gondii ME49 chromosome VIII, whole genome shotgun sequence DNA region includes the following protein-coding sequences:
- a CDS encoding hypothetical protein (encoded by transcript TGME49_269705), whose product is MCSHDAAGAGLDISGHQRATGHVKSDQNLISAPSVVYKDFWQWKAFILSLRPCGLSVLRAYLLNTLTVVPLAASQRAVLFFKLQIQKRTAFRLDISSRLAGTLAMRYLGISTASSLHSHAQDSRTNRTGGMCDGVHHGETYTSNKVVQRIQKNRIKERGWAEQPLDTRGLIPVTLPAAFLGSCSQCFFSYSLIR